Proteins encoded within one genomic window of Solenopsis invicta isolate M01_SB chromosome 10, UNIL_Sinv_3.0, whole genome shotgun sequence:
- the LOC113005826 gene encoding uncharacterized protein LOC113005826, with protein MTHLLYGATAKKLTSFLAFLNAQHPNIKFTIEVEQENQIPFLDVLVRRNRDDTLGHRVYRKPTHIDRYLHATSHHYPSQKNSVISSLVYRALTVSEPTFLDKKLQHLNQTLTKNGYNNKNIDQITKRL; from the coding sequence ATGACACATTTGTTATATGGAGCCACGGCAAAGAAACTCACATCCTTCCTCGCTTTTCTCAACGCCCAACACCCAAACATTAAGTTCACAATAGAGGTAGAACAGGAGAACCAAATTCCCTTCCTAGACGTGTTGGTTCGAAGAAACAGAGATGATACTTTAGGCCATCGGGTTTACCGAAAACCAACCCACATTGACCGGTATTTACACGCAACCTCCCATCACTATCCGTCACAAAAGAATTCAGTTATCAGTTCATTGGTATACAGAGCCCTCACAGTTTCTGAACCAACGTTTCTGGATAAGAAGTTACAACATCTTAATCAAACCTTGACTAAGAATGGGTATAACAACAAGAACATTGATCAGATAACTAAAAGATTGTAA
- the LOC113004521 gene encoding uncharacterized protein LOC113004521 isoform X2 — MTPFNVANVINMLATTFQIASITQTPITPVEIEVHNEIKNILQKAQDTRSVILIDHDYVLDFEDPSEPHSTQVVEHITPAEKEEDEGSFEPEECVVDDEGGIVDFSYKRKAVEFWKSGKKACRTLSAVQHKFRKVKSYHQLYRWETSLEKGGTNADKFAFIAEYVLHKFQEACDRKSIIHDMNLRLWALEAKDQVDLPEFRASKWWIWKFKKVHGIVSRKITAFRTQFTFKDQENIQNVAKEFVSNVKSKIPAIGLEEVYNADESGFNLEIHSGRTLAKSGVKIIEAAVQSISSTTHSYTIMPLISASGNLLSPLYIVLKESTGTFGPRVEETLFRPVNIYIQASKSGKLTAEHFKTWFIEVYLPNTGSKSMLLLDSWTGHCPSQLEQHVPQAEEIMRRGGGRGAIIQILRERREARENR, encoded by the coding sequence atgacGCCGTTTAATGTAGCAAACGTAATAAACATGTTAGCTACTACGTTTCAAATTGCGAGTATAACACAGACACCTATAACACCAGTGGAAATTGAAGTAcataacgaaattaaaaatattttacaaaaagctcAGGACACACGTTCAGTGATATTGATAGATCATGATTACGTGCTTGATTTTGAAGATCCGTCGGAGCCACATTCCACGCAAGTTGTAGAACATATTACGCctgcagaaaaagaagaagatgaaggcAGTTTCGAACCTGAAGAATGCGTTGTTGATGATGAAGGAGGCATAGTCGACTTCAGTTATAAGAGAAAAGCTGTGGAGTTttggaaaagtggaaaaaaggCCTGTAGAACTTTAAGTGCAGTACAACACAAATTCCGCAAGGTTAAATCTTATCATCAACTATACAGGTGGGAGACAAGTTTAGAAAAAGGTGGAACAAATgcagataaatttgcatttattgcgGAATATGTACTGCACAAGTTTCAAGAAGCTTGTGATAGAAAATCAATCATTCATGATATGAATTTAAGATTATGGGCCTTGGAGGCAAAGGATCAAGTGGATCTACCCGAATTCAGGGCAAGTAAATGGTGgatttggaagtttaaaaaagtacacGGAATTGTTTCTCGAAAAATAACCGCATTCCGAacgcaatttacatttaaagatcaagaaaatatacaaaatgtcgcaaaagaatttgtttcaaatgtaaAGTCCAAGATTCCAGCTATAGGACTAGAAGAAGTTTATAATGCAGACGAGAGTGGCTTCAACCTTGAAATACATTCTGGGCGAACATTAGCGAAATCAGGAGTGAAAATAATTGAGGCAGCAGTTCAAAGTATATCTTCAACAACACATAGTTATACTATAATGCCTCTTATTTCGGCAAGTGGAAATCTTCTTTCACCACTGTACATCGTTTTGAAGGAGTCTACAGGAACATTTGGACCGAGGGTGGAAGAAACTCTATTTCGTCCAGTTAACATATACATCCAGGCTTCAAAATCAGGAAAACTCACTGCAGAACATTTCAAAACTTGGTTCATCGAAGTATATCTACCGAATACTGGCAGTAAAAGTATGCTTCTACTTGACTCATGGACGGGACACTGCCCGAGCCAGCTAGAGCAACATGTACCACAAG
- the LOC113004521 gene encoding uncharacterized protein LOC113004521 isoform X3, whose product MTPFNVANVINMLATTFQIASITQTPITPVEIEVHNEIKNILQKAQDTRSVILIDHDYVLDFEDPSEPHSTQVVEHITPAEKEEDEGSFEPEECVVDDEGGIVDFSYKRKAVEFWKSGKKACRTLSAVQHKFRKVKSYHQLYRWETSLEKGGTNADKFAFIAEYVLHKFQEACDRKSIIHDMNLRLWALEAKDQVDLPEFRASKWWIWKFKKVHGIVSRKITAFRTQFTFKDQENIQNVAKEFVSNVKSKIPAIGLEEVYNADESGFNLEIHSGRTLAKSGVKIIEAAVQSISSTTHSYTIMPLISASGNLLSPLYIVLKESTGTFGPRVEETLFRPVNIYIQASKSGKLTAEHFKTWFIEVYLPNTGSKSMLLLDSWTGHCPSQLEQHVPQVSAFKMRHL is encoded by the coding sequence atgacGCCGTTTAATGTAGCAAACGTAATAAACATGTTAGCTACTACGTTTCAAATTGCGAGTATAACACAGACACCTATAACACCAGTGGAAATTGAAGTAcataacgaaattaaaaatattttacaaaaagctcAGGACACACGTTCAGTGATATTGATAGATCATGATTACGTGCTTGATTTTGAAGATCCGTCGGAGCCACATTCCACGCAAGTTGTAGAACATATTACGCctgcagaaaaagaagaagatgaaggcAGTTTCGAACCTGAAGAATGCGTTGTTGATGATGAAGGAGGCATAGTCGACTTCAGTTATAAGAGAAAAGCTGTGGAGTTttggaaaagtggaaaaaaggCCTGTAGAACTTTAAGTGCAGTACAACACAAATTCCGCAAGGTTAAATCTTATCATCAACTATACAGGTGGGAGACAAGTTTAGAAAAAGGTGGAACAAATgcagataaatttgcatttattgcgGAATATGTACTGCACAAGTTTCAAGAAGCTTGTGATAGAAAATCAATCATTCATGATATGAATTTAAGATTATGGGCCTTGGAGGCAAAGGATCAAGTGGATCTACCCGAATTCAGGGCAAGTAAATGGTGgatttggaagtttaaaaaagtacacGGAATTGTTTCTCGAAAAATAACCGCATTCCGAacgcaatttacatttaaagatcaagaaaatatacaaaatgtcgcaaaagaatttgtttcaaatgtaaAGTCCAAGATTCCAGCTATAGGACTAGAAGAAGTTTATAATGCAGACGAGAGTGGCTTCAACCTTGAAATACATTCTGGGCGAACATTAGCGAAATCAGGAGTGAAAATAATTGAGGCAGCAGTTCAAAGTATATCTTCAACAACACATAGTTATACTATAATGCCTCTTATTTCGGCAAGTGGAAATCTTCTTTCACCACTGTACATCGTTTTGAAGGAGTCTACAGGAACATTTGGACCGAGGGTGGAAGAAACTCTATTTCGTCCAGTTAACATATACATCCAGGCTTCAAAATCAGGAAAACTCACTGCAGAACATTTCAAAACTTGGTTCATCGAAGTATATCTACCGAATACTGGCAGTAAAAGTATGCTTCTACTTGACTCATGGACGGGACACTGCCCGAGCCAGCTAGAGCAACATGTACCACAAG
- the LOC113004521 gene encoding uncharacterized protein LOC113004521 isoform X1 produces MTPFNVANVINMLATTFQIASITQTPITPVEIEVHNEIKNILQKAQDTRSVILIDHDYVLDFEDPSEPHSTQVVEHITPAEKEEDEGSFEPEECVVDDEGGIVDFSYKRKAVEFWKSGKKACRTLSAVQHKFRKVKSYHQLYRWETSLEKGGTNADKFAFIAEYVLHKFQEACDRKSIIHDMNLRLWALEAKDQVDLPEFRASKWWIWKFKKVHGIVSRKITAFRTQFTFKDQENIQNVAKEFVSNVKSKIPAIGLEEVYNADESGFNLEIHSGRTLAKSGVKIIEAAVQSISSTTHSYTIMPLISASGNLLSPLYIVLKESTGTFGPRVEETLFRPVNIYIQASKSGKLTAEHFKTWFIEVYLPNTGSKSMLLLDSWTGHCPSQLEQHVPQAPPFTAEEIMRRGGGRGAIIQILRERREARENR; encoded by the coding sequence atgacGCCGTTTAATGTAGCAAACGTAATAAACATGTTAGCTACTACGTTTCAAATTGCGAGTATAACACAGACACCTATAACACCAGTGGAAATTGAAGTAcataacgaaattaaaaatattttacaaaaagctcAGGACACACGTTCAGTGATATTGATAGATCATGATTACGTGCTTGATTTTGAAGATCCGTCGGAGCCACATTCCACGCAAGTTGTAGAACATATTACGCctgcagaaaaagaagaagatgaaggcAGTTTCGAACCTGAAGAATGCGTTGTTGATGATGAAGGAGGCATAGTCGACTTCAGTTATAAGAGAAAAGCTGTGGAGTTttggaaaagtggaaaaaaggCCTGTAGAACTTTAAGTGCAGTACAACACAAATTCCGCAAGGTTAAATCTTATCATCAACTATACAGGTGGGAGACAAGTTTAGAAAAAGGTGGAACAAATgcagataaatttgcatttattgcgGAATATGTACTGCACAAGTTTCAAGAAGCTTGTGATAGAAAATCAATCATTCATGATATGAATTTAAGATTATGGGCCTTGGAGGCAAAGGATCAAGTGGATCTACCCGAATTCAGGGCAAGTAAATGGTGgatttggaagtttaaaaaagtacacGGAATTGTTTCTCGAAAAATAACCGCATTCCGAacgcaatttacatttaaagatcaagaaaatatacaaaatgtcgcaaaagaatttgtttcaaatgtaaAGTCCAAGATTCCAGCTATAGGACTAGAAGAAGTTTATAATGCAGACGAGAGTGGCTTCAACCTTGAAATACATTCTGGGCGAACATTAGCGAAATCAGGAGTGAAAATAATTGAGGCAGCAGTTCAAAGTATATCTTCAACAACACATAGTTATACTATAATGCCTCTTATTTCGGCAAGTGGAAATCTTCTTTCACCACTGTACATCGTTTTGAAGGAGTCTACAGGAACATTTGGACCGAGGGTGGAAGAAACTCTATTTCGTCCAGTTAACATATACATCCAGGCTTCAAAATCAGGAAAACTCACTGCAGAACATTTCAAAACTTGGTTCATCGAAGTATATCTACCGAATACTGGCAGTAAAAGTATGCTTCTACTTGACTCATGGACGGGACACTGCCCGAGCCAGCTAGAGCAACATGTACCACAAG